The DNA window GAGAAAGAAAGAACTTATGTACTAATGCGTcgatttaaaacaaaaggcaaattaaaaaaagtatgtaTAGTTTATGGATGGAGAAAAGtgtgaaaaatattcaaaaaataaatgaatatataataagatTACGAAATGAACGAATCAAAtcagtaaaaatatatgataacaaaaaaatatatttttttagtatagCATGGATGCacaattttatgttttaattttgggTTCGcatgaaaaagaagaacCATTGGAGTTTGCTAAAATTTGATTGAGATGTTATTTACTCTCCTTCCgatttttgaaattttttatttctataatatgtgttaaaatggaaaatatctATGGGTGTATTTTCATTAGGCTCCAAAGGTTTATctcttaaatttttatctttatctacataattataccatttaaatttattaaactcATCAATGTCTTTTTGTATTGTAATATGTTTAAAGTTATATCGTTCCAATAAATGTTTTCGTTTATCTTCTGAAAGTTTAACACCATATTTACTTCTCCCACGAAATCGATTTTTCACTGGTAATAAATCATATACACCTCGAATAGCTTTATAATTACATCCTGGTATATCTTTACATCTACCACCTCTTACTAATATAATACTATGTGTGTTTAAATTATGACCAATACCAGGTATATAAACAGAAACAATTCTTCCTGTAGATAATCGAACACGTgctattttctttaatccCGAATTGGGTTTTTTAGGTGTTTGAACTCGAACTTTTAAACATATACCTCTTTTTTGTGGTGCACCTTCTAGCCATTTTGACctccaattttttttttttaatttaggTATTTGTTTTGGCcttcttttataaaacattctacctcttatattttttgtgctAAACCGACATTTTccaataaatttattaaactgAACATAAGTTGAAAGAATTGGATACATTCCAAAAGTTATATTACTATCATAAGCATTTCCACATCCTATCTTagttaaataatttgttttattttctttttgtttattataattagaAAGTTCAACATTGAAATGGGTTCCTATATATGAAGGTGAACAAGCCTGTTCATGCCTgtgtatattattcatatcatcttttacttttttcaaaacaattttatcattGCTTTGAGCGCACAACTTATGAGGGGATATCCCAAAGAGCCCAACTTTTGACAAATGGAAAACTGGGCTACGATAATTACCGCTTACATAAAACGAAACAGCATTCTTATTTATCGTGTTTGCTAATACAGATATCAtggtaataatttttttttactatccATTTgttagtaaaaatatatatatatgcatatacatttCTATGCCCATATTTGGAGgtatgaattatttttttccttaaaaattttaggCTTATAAAAACGACTGCACAGAAATCCGTTTTACATCATTTCGAAAAtgaggaaaaaaaaaaaaaaaaaataatggcTAGTTAGCTAAATTTGGTCAGAAATTAAGcaacataaaatttaagtgagttgaaaaaaaaaaaatcgtatacatatataatgtagTACTATGCgtgtagaaaaaaaaagtcgATACTGTGTTTGTATGGtaaagaaacaaaaaaataaaaataaaaataataaaaggttaatacataatataacGAAAAATTGAAGATAGGTCATCCCAATTATCTTCTCAACCCCCAATTGGAGTAGTTtgattaatattattagttaaaaaaagtaattaCTAGAGAGTGTCGTTTCGAGACGCGCTAAATGTTCATTAAAACTTTTTCTGACATGTTCATGTAAAAGGTGTGAAAATTTACAAGCATAAgattttgatattttaaaaatatcgtTGGAAATTCCtatattactttttattaatatgtttgataaaattttattaaaatctGGAGCTATGATGAAACAAAAAGCACTACTACAATAAAGTTCGATTTCTTTATCAAGAGGGtctaaaattattttaggaatatatctattattaatatgttcataaaataatgaattttttaatgaatgGTAAGTTCTTTCATGTTCAT is part of the Plasmodium chabaudi chabaudi strain AS genome assembly, chromosome: 6 genome and encodes:
- a CDS encoding 30S ribosomal protein S12, mitochondrial, putative, with the translated sequence MISVLANTINKNAVSFYVSGNYRSPVFHLSKVGLFGISPHKLCAQSNDKIVLKKVKDDMNNIHRHEQACSPSYIGTHFNVELSNYNKQKENKTNYLTKIGCGNAYDSNITFGMYPILSTYVQFNKFIGKCRFSTKNIRGRMFYKRRPKQIPKLKKKNWRSKWLEGAPQKRGICLKVRVQTPKKPNSGLKKIARVRLSTGRIVSVYIPGIGHNLNTHSIILVRGGRCKDIPGCNYKAIRGVYDLLPVKNRFRGRSKYGVKLSEDKRKHLLERYNFKHITIQKDIDEFNKFKWYNYVDKDKNLRDKPLEPNENTPIDIFHFNTYYRNKKFQKSEGE